One window of Astyanax mexicanus isolate ESR-SI-001 unplaced genomic scaffold, AstMex3_surface scaffold_39, whole genome shotgun sequence genomic DNA carries:
- the ctss1 gene encoding cathepsin S, ortholog 1, which translates to MTLGVVCVILLLVPVQGELDWNIYWNSWKVEFNKTYSNVSEEVFRSAVWKQNYLDVMKHNKAASSGHHSYTLGINHLSDMTADEVNYQMNGLMVEAGPRLEVNDSIWFLSESSPPLPRVDWTEKGLVSPIQNQGPCGSCWAFSSVGALEGQMKKRTGRLVPLSPQNLVDCSVTVGNHGCRGGYLSKSFIYVIRNKGIDSDSFYPYEHKDGVCRYAVGGRAGYCSSFQVLPQSEEALIRAVSAVGPVSVGINAKLPSFHRYKSGIYDDPGCNPRMVNHAVLVVGYGTEGGQDYWLLKNSWGLMWGEKGFFRMARNKNQCGISNFAIYPTI; encoded by the exons ATGACACTGGGTGTGGTGTGTGTTATTCTCCTGCTGGTTCCGGTCCAGGGTGAGCTGGATTGGAACATCTACTGGAATTCCTGGAAGGTCGAGTTCAATAAAACCTACAGCAATGTG agtgaGGAGGTGTTTAGATCAGCCGTCTGGAAGCAAAATTACTTGGACGTGATGAAGCACAACAAAGCGGCGTCATCAGGACATCACAGTTACACCCTGGGGATAAACCACCTCTCAGACATG acgGCAGACGAGGTGAACTACCAGATGAACGGTCTGATGGTGGAGGCCGGTCCTCGTCTCGAAGTGAACGACAGTATCTGGTTCCTCAGTGAATCTTCTCCGCCGCTGCCACGAGTGGACTGGACCGAGAAGGGACTAGTCAGCCCCATTCAGAACCAG GGTCCCTGTGGCTCCTGCTGGGCCTTCAGTTCGGTCGGGGCTCTGGAGGGACAGATGAAGAAGAGAACCGGACGCCTGGTTCCGCTGAGTCCGCAGAACCTGGTGGACTGCAGCGTTACCGTCGGCAACCACGGCTGCAGAGGAGGATACCTCAGCAAGTCCTTCATCTACGTCATCCGCAACAAGGGCATCGACTCCGACAGCTTCTACCCTTACGAACACAAG gacggTGTGTGTCGGTATGCAGTGGGGGGTAGAGCTGGTTACTGCTCCAGTTTTCAGGTTCTCCCGCAGAGTGAGGAGGCACTGATCCGCGCCGTCTCCGCCGTCGGACCCGTTTCTGTCGGAATAAACGCCAAACTACCGTCCTTCCACAGATACAAGAGCG gtatatatgATGACCCGGGGTGTAACCCCCGGATGGTGAATCACGCTGTGCTGGTGGTCGGATACGGAACTGAGGGAGGACAGGACTACTGGCTGCTCAAAAAcag ttgggGGTTGATGTGGGGGGAGAAGGGTTTTTTCCGGATGGCCCGAAACAAAAACCAGTGTGGAATCTCCAACTTCGCCATTTACCCCActatctga